The Planctomycetia bacterium sequence CCTTAAAAACATAGAAGCCGGTCGTGAAATTGCGCAGCATCACATGCGCGAGGGCCTGTTCTGCTTTGCCGGCGCTGGCGCCCGTGCCGGTTTGCGCGGGGAATGTTTGTTCCAGTCCGGTGGTGATGCTCCATTCGAAGAGAGGAACCTGCATCTCCTCAGCGGCCTTGCGCACAATTGCGATGGCCCGGGCTTCGTCATGCGACTCCAACGACATCAAGCCGGCGCCGGAACGGACGAGCAGTTGCAGTTGTTCGAGCATGGAAACTCGTCAGAAAGTTGTTTGCGGTCGCTGGCAATGAGTTTATCACACCAGCCCGTAGCGCAAGCGAGGGAGAGTGGGCGACGATGATAGCTTGACGTGTACGCCCTGCCGACCTTCCGCTTCGCGATAGACGCACTTGATTGCGAGTGAACGTTCCGCTTGGCGTATTCGATTTGACGGTCGTTAACGTCCACTCTCCCTCGCTGGCGCTACGAGCTGGTGTTTGCGGCTATTCCGCCACGTCGGGCTGCGCGTAGAGGAGCGCCTTGTCGGAGATATCCTTGCGGCACCAGGCGCCTTCCCAGCGGATTTTTTTTACCGCGGTGTAGGCCTGCAACTTGGCGGCCGAAACGGAATTGCCGAGCGCCGTCACGCCCAGCACGCGGCCGCCGCTGGTCATCACACGGCCGTCGGACGTGGCCGTGCCAGCGTGGAAGACTTTCACGTCCGGCACCTGCGCGGCGTCTTCGAGACCGCGGATCGCCTTCCCGGTAACGTATTTGCCGGGGTAGCCTTCGCTGGCCATCACCACGCACAGGCTGGGCCGATCGTCCCACACGGGAGGTTCAATGGAATCGAGACGGCCGTCGGCGACCGCTTCCAGCAGTTCGACCAGATCGCTTTTCAATCGCAACAACAGCGGCTGGCACTCGGGATCGCCGAAGCGGACGTTGTACTCCAGCACTTTGGGCCCTTGATTGGTGATCATCAGCCCAGCGTACAGCACGCCGCGAAACGGCCGGCGCGCACGCTTCATCGCGTGCACTGTGGGCACGAGCACATGCTCCTCAATCCAGCGGAGCATCTGGTCGGTCACCAGCGGCGTGGGGCAATAAGCGCCCATGCCACCCGTGTTCGGTCCGCGGTCGCCGTCGAAGGCCGGCTTATGATCCTGGCACGCCGGCAAGGTGAGAATCGTGCGGCCATCGGTCAGCGCTAGTACGCTGGCCTCGTGCCCGTCGAGCCGTTCTTCGATGACGATCGACTTGGCGGCCTCGTCAAACTCTCGCGAGCGCGACAGGGTCTCGACAGCCGCCAGTGCTTCCGCGCGGCCAGAGCAGACGAAGACGCCCTTGCCGGAGGCCAAGCCATCGGCTTTCACCACGACCGGCACGTCTTCGCGGTCGGTGAGAAATGTGGACGCGCGTTCCGCGCTGCGGAACACCTGGTAGTCGGCCGTGGGGACGTCAGCGTTCCGCAGGAGTTCCTTGCAGAAGACCTTGCTGCCCTCCAGTTCGGCGGCCGCCTTGTTGGGCCCAAAGACTCGCAGGCCTTCGGCTTGGAACGCGTCGACAATGCCGGCCGCCAACGGCCCTTCCGGGCCGACGACGGTGAGGCCGACCTGATTTTCCTTGGCGAAACTGATCAGCCGTCGGAAATCGTTGACCCGGATATCGACGTTCTCGGCGTCCAGCGCCGTGCCGGCGTTGCCCGGCGCGACGAACACGCGGTCGGCCCGAGGGCTTTGCTTGAGCTTCCAGGCCAAGGCGTGCTCGCGCCCGCCGTTTCCGATGACGAGGATGTTCATGATTGCGGTCGTGTGATCAGCCAAAGGGACCGCGAAACTTCAGCGCGGCGAATGATAATCTTACGGCGAGCCCGTTCCGGCAAGCAAGGAGACGCGGCCACGCGAACGGACTGTGGGAGGCGTCTCCGACGCCGATGCGCAGGACGTGGTTCAGCTCGGCGGCATCGATCGGTACAGCAGAGTTCTCTCCATCGGCGTCGGAGACGCCTCCCACAGTCAAATTGCGATACCTTGTGATTCTAAATCAAAAACGAAAAAACGCCGCGCACCCCACTTCTGGCGTACGCGGCGCTGATTTCACAGGCTCAAACGGAACGACCTAGCCGTCGATCGTATAGCCGTCGCGGTAGACATTCTTGATGATGCTGTCGACCTCGGGGGCGTTGGTCGCTTTGAGATTCTTGGCATCCCATTCGATCTTCTTCCCGTCCGCCCAGACGGCTAGGTTGCCGAGCAGGATGGTTTCTGAGAGCGGGCCGGCGTAGTCCGAGAAATTGCTCATCGCCTGCTCGCCACCGCGAATGGCGTTGACCCATTCGTCAAAGTGACCGGGCGACTTCTTGAACTCCACGTCCTTCATTTCGGCGTCGATCAACTCAAACTCCGCGCCGTAGTCGTTCGGCGAGTAGATCTTGCCCTGGTCGCCGACGATCAAACAGCCGCTGTCCTTCGGGGCGCGGCCTTCGCCGAACATGGCGACGTCCGGCAGCTTACCGCCGTCGTACCAGGAGACCTTGAGGGCTGGCCGAGTGTCGTTGGCGGGGAACTCGAAGTCGATGATCGACCACTTCGGATAGCTGTCCTTGTTGTGGCCGGCCGTCTTGGCGACGACCGAGGTCGGGTTCTTCAAGCCCAGGCCCATGAACGGCATGTTGAACGTGTGACACGCCATGTCGCCCAACGCGCCGGTGCCGAAGTCCCACCAGCCGCGCCACGCGAACGGATGATAACCGTTCGAGTACGGGCGATACGCCGCGGGGCCGAGCCACAGTTCCCACTTCAGATTCGAGGGAATCGGCGATTCCGCTGGGCGGGGACCGCCTTGCGGCCAGATCGGTCGGTTCGTCCAAACGTGGACTTCCTTGACTGTGCCGATCACACCGGCCTGCAGCAACGCGGCCGCCTTGCGGACGCCGTCTTCCGACGTGCCTTGATTGCCCATCTGCGTGGCGACGCCCTTCTCGCGGGCGACTTCGCCCAAGCGGCGGGCTTCGTAAATCGAGTGCGTCAGCGGCTTCTGGCAGAAACAATGCTTGCCCATGCTCATCGCCTTGTAGGCGGCGACGGCGTGGCAGTGATCGGGCGTGCTGACCGTGACGGCGTCGATCTTATCGCCCATCTTGTCGAGCATTTCGCGGAAGTCATGAAACTTCTCCGCGCTCGGGAAGCGGGCGGCGCCGGCCGCGAGGTTCTTGTCGTCAATGTCGCAGATGGCGACCATATCGCCGTTCTGGCCCGCGTCTTCGGAATCGCTCGAGCCCTTGCCCGTGACGCCGATCGACGCGAATTGAATTTTCTCGTTCGGTGAGTTGCTCTGCGCTCGGGCGACTCCGCCGGCCGCCCAGAAGCCGACGCCCGCCAGGGCAGAGGTTTTGACAAAGGTCCGACGGCTGGTGGGGCGCGCCATGACAGCAGACTCCTAAGCAGGAAACGAGGCGAAAACAGCTGAGCCAAGGAAAAAGTGGCCTGGCTGGTGGGCTTATACGATAACCTGCCGGAATAGGGTTGACAAGTTTGCCCGGGCGGAGGAAGTGGTGCAGATTGGCTCGCACGAAATGACTAGCGACGACTGAGACCTGCCACAACGAATACCGCGCCACAAGCAACTATGAGAGTCGCTGAAATATAAGGGCCAGGCTTCCAAGCGGCCCACGCGGTTCCTGGCCTGGCAGAATTCGGAGAAACCACGACTCCGTAGACGATTGCGATCAGACCTATGCAAACCATCATCCAACGCAGAAAAGGTCCACGCCGCCTTGGAGAATGGCCCGACCCGCTGGCTGGCGGTGACTTGTACGGGTTAGCGTCCATGCCCCCGATTCTAACAGGCCCCCGAGCGCCCGGCCCGGTTTTGGCCTACTCCTGCCCCTGGGCGCTGCTATACTTCGGGTATCTGGTTTGCCGATTTCAGTTGCGGCCCCGATTTTTGCCTGGTTCTGGGGGCCGGTTCTTTCTCTCGCCATCCCGGCTTGGTGGACCACCATTTTGGTCCCTTGCTTGGCGGCCCTGATTTAGCATCGGGCCACGCGATCTGTCCGGAACGGACGGTCGATCGAAAGGCTTTTGCTCACCGCCGGTTTTTGGCGCGCTGGGTTCAGGCCTTGCTAGGCAGCACATTAGGAACAGTTCGCGATCCGCCGGACCTTTCGGCGATACGTCCCATACTCATTTTTGTCAGGATCAAGCACCTTCATGATGACACTTATGCGAGACATTGATTACGCGGCCCAGGCCGTGCGCTCGGCGCTGCAACAGAAGTTTGGTCGCCAGCACGACCTCAACGAGCTCAAGGTCGACGCGCTCGACAAGACCATTCGCGTGACGCTGTCAGACCTGGACGCGGAAGGCACACGGGACGAGCTGCTGGCCGCGATTCGCAAGGCCGGCGTGCTGGAAGAGTTCTGGTCCGCGAACTAGTCGCCATTGCGGCGCTCACCGCCGCGGCACACGGGCGTTATGGCTTCATCGTCAAGCCGGTTCTATAATCGGGCGTGTTGAGGAATTTGCGCACCCCCGGGCGGAGCTGTCGATGGCCGCGGCTGAATATGACGCCCTGTACCTGCAGGGGGTCGCGTATTTCAATGATTGCGAGTTCTTCGAGGCCCATGAGGTCTGGGAAGAACTTTGGCAGGAAGATCACGGGCCCTCTCGCAAATTCATGCAGGGCCTGATCCAGGCCGCAGTGGCGTTGCATCATTTTGGCAACGGCAATATTCGCGGCGCCAAGAAGGTCTACTATGGCAGCCGCAGTTATCTGGCGGCCTACCGGCCTGTGCATATGGGCATCGACCTGGAAAAATTCATCGGCGAGATGGACCAGTGCTTCGCGGAAGTCGCCACGGCGACGGAGACGTTTCCGGAGATCACCATCAATCCGGAACTGATCCCAGAGATTCACCTCGATCCCCCGGCGGAGTAGGCTTTGCACCACGGAGTCACGGAGAGCGGAGAACTAGCGATGAGCGATGCATACCGCCGCTCAAAAACTACTTCACTCACTACCTACTTCGCCGACTCCACCTACTAACTACTCCACCTACTCCCCTATGTCCTCTGATTCGGAAAACGCGGATTTTCAAGGTTTCGCCGGTCGGACGCGGGTCTTTCCGCTGCCGAACGTGGTGTTGTTTCCGCACGTGATTCAGGCGCTGCATATCTTCGAGCCGCGCTACCGGGAGATGACCGAGGACGCGTTGGCGGGCGACAAGCTGATCACGATGGCGCTGCTCGCGCCGGGATGGGAACCGAACTACGAAGGGCGGCCCGCGTTGCAGCCGGTGGCCTGCTTGGGACGCATCGCGACGCATCACGTGTTGCCGGATGGACGCTACAACTTGTTGCTGCTGGGGTTGAAGCGCGTGCGAGTGCTCGAGGAGTTGCCAACGGAGCACAGTTTCCGCGAGGCGCTGGTGCAGGTGATCGACGACGAATACCCGCCGCAGGGCGCCGCAGAGCGGCAACGCATTCAGCGGCAACTGATGGACGGGTTTCGCCGCGCGCTGCCATTGTTGCCGGACATGCAAGAGCAAGTCGAGCAGTTCGTTTCGAGCGACGTCAGTCTCGGGATTCTGACCGACATCCTGGCCTATTCGCTGCCGCTGTCGCTGGACGAAAAGCTGTTACTGCTCGGCGAAGCCAACGTCGACCGCCGCGCGGCCCAGTTGGCGGACTATATGCTGCGCATGAAGGGCGGGAACGAGGCCGGCAATCAGCGGGTGTATCCGCCGGAGTTTAGTGAGAATTGAGGTAGGGTTTGAAGTGTTCAGTTTTCAGCGTGGTAGGGCGGGCCGTGCGCGAGACAGTCGCTGTCGACGAGTGCGGCGTCGCGTTCGATAAGGCGCTGCGAATCGCAAATCTAAGGCCCGCCGTTTTATTTTGAAATCGGCGGGCCTTACGTTTCGAACGAGCGCAGAGTTAGCGATGCGCGACGTCGTGCAAAAAATTGACGCAGTTCGCCCGCGCGCGGCCCGCCCTACGTCCCACTCGCTCTCCCCTCTGCCTCTCTGCGGTGAAGACGCACTAACCGTTGGCGGGTTGGCCGTCGTCCCAGGGGTTTTTGCGGAGTGGCTCGGCGCTGGGTTGGAGCGATTTGTCGTCTTCGACGACGCGGCGCGGTTTGGAAGCGCGAACTTGTTGCACTTCGCGGGCGATGGTCGGCAGGTTGAGCAACACGATCAATCCGGTCGGTAAACCGAGCAAGGCCAAGACCGCGAGCTGTTGGCTGATCGGCAGACTGTCTTCCGACATTTCCATCAGCGTCCAGAACGGGTTGCTGGCTTCGACGAGCGAGTATTCGCTGCGCCAGAACGGTTCCATCAAGTGGATGCTGAGCGGGATCCCGCAGCCAAGGAGAATCAGCAGGATGGTCACCAGCAGCGACATGAACATGGTCCCCCAGCCGGCGCGGCGCAGCAGGAGCATGATCAGTCGCGTCAGTCCGAGATAGCCGGCCAGGTACAGGAACATCACCATGCCGAAGGTCAGCGGATTGAAGTCTTTCATCCACGTGACCGTCATCGACTGGGTGTAGCTGGCCGGCGCGGCCTGCTGCCAGATCATTTCGGCAATAACGGTCAGCACCACCAACGCCAGGTAGCTGCCGAGCGCAAAGACATATCCAGAGCCGGAGCCGGGGTTAAACCAGGTGAAGAAGGCGCGGCCGAGGAAGCTTTGCGGCAGTTGGCGGCGGACTCGGAGCGAGAGCTCGCCGGCTTCGCCGACCATGAACGCGCCCATCACGGCCCAATGGATGCCGGAAAACGTAAGGAGCAGCACAAAGAAAGCTCGTTCTTCGGACAGGTAGATGCCGTACGTCATCCAGCCCAGGAAGAGCAGTTGTTGGAACAGCATCACCACGCGGAGCTTGGTGCTGCGATTGTTGCTGGGGAAATCGAGTTGGGCCGAGGAGGCCTGCACGACGAGTGCGAAGTAGCCCCAGAACACGCTCAGCACGGCAAGATTGCCGATCCAGAATTCCGGATCGCTAATTGCAATGCCGTTGAATTCGGCGATGTTGACCGCCGCCATGGACGCGATGAAGAATACCAACAGTAGTCCAGCGACCATGAAGACGGACAATACGACTTGCCAGTGCCGTTCGCTGGTGGCCGTGGCCACGAGCAGACCGATCGCCGAGAGCCCCAGCGAACCGTGGAACATATAGAACATCACCATCCCGATCAGAGGGATGTCGATGCCGCGCAGTAGGTACGTGAACGCCAGACACGGAGCGAGCGCGGAATAGTAGACCAGCATCTGCAACATGGCGCTGGCGAGCTTGCCGGTGATGACATGCCGCGGCGTGAGCGTGGTGACGGAGAGCAGTTCATACGTGCCGTCGGCGCGCTCCGTGGCCAGCGACCAGAAGGCGCTGAACGGCACCACGACGAGAAGCGCGAAATTCAGAATGACAAAATATCCGCCGAACAAGAATAAGCCCGACGAGCCGTAGTAGATGCTCGGGCCGACCACCGCCACGCCGAGCATGGTCCAACCCCAGGCGGCCGCCAGCACTAGCGTGAACGTGACCGTGAACTGCCGACTTTTGAGCGCCTGGCGGGCTTCTTTCACCAGGATCGGGTTCAAACGCTGATTGATCGCCGTCACGGCGCGGTCGAGCAGGCCCCACAGGCCGGAGTCCGGCCGCGACTCGTCCTCGATTACTTCGACAGCGGTAATGGCTTCTTCGAGGGTGCTCATACGTTCCAGGTCATTGTCATTGCACGTGTCCGCGCGTGACGTCGAGAAAGACTTCTTCCAGGCTTTTGTCCTGCGAACCGAAGGCCGCGACGGCGAAGCCGGCCTGGACCATTTCTTTCAATAGCAAGACTTCCGCCTGACGATCGCCGTCGTGGAGGAAGATCGCGCTTTCGCCGCTGATTTCGACGCTATGGACGCCGTCGCGCGCGGAGAGCCATTCGCCCAGTGCGGCCGCGCCGCCCAGAATCTGCGTTTGCACGCGCGCCTGGTGCTGCTGCGTTTTTTGAATGTCGTTCACCGAGCCGACGGCGAGCAAGCGGCCCAGTTCGATGATGCCAACCGTGTCGCACATCTCGGCCAGTTCGGTGAGGATGTGCGAACTGATGAGCACGGTTTTGCCATGCGCGGCAAGGGCGCGGATCATTTCGCGGAGCTGAATTCGCGCGCGGGGGTCGAGACCCGCGGCCGGCTCGTCGAGAACCAGCACGGCGGGGTTGTGAATCAACGCCCGCCCCAGGCAGAGCCGTTGCTTCATGCCCTTCGACAATCCGCTGATGGGCTTTTCGGCCAATGTGTCGAGTTTGGTGAAGCTCATCACGTAGCTCAACGACCGGGTGCGATCCTTGCCGCGGAGGCCATACGCTCGGGCGAAGAAATCGAGGTATTCACGGACGTTCACATTGGCATAGGTGCCGAAGTAGTCCGGCATGAAGCCCAGGCGGTAACGCACGCGATCCGGATCGTTGACGACGGAGAAACCGTCGATGTAGGCATCGCCGGCGGTGGGCTGGTCGAGCGTAGCGAGAATCCGCATGCTAGTCGTCTTGCCAGCGCCGTTTGGTCCGATGTATCCGAACACATGTCCCTTCGGCACGCTGAACGAAATATCGTTCACGGCGCGCGTACTCCCGAACGTGCGGTGCAAGTTTCGCAGTTCGATCATGGGGTGGGACATGGGAGCTAGTTTGAAGTTTTCAGGGTTCAGTTTTCAGTGGGAACTTGCGCCGCCTAGCATTTTCATGCATCATTCTCCCTCACCAGGTTCCGTGGATGACGTGGAGGGGGAGCTCCTGCTGGACGGTTTCGACGCCGTAGTCGAGTTCCGGGGATTGGTCGACGATGGCCAGGTAGTTTCGCGGAGTGAGCAGCGTTGGCGTGGTCATCGCTCCGGCGGCGTTCGCGAGCGACTTTTCCAGAATGCCGTCTGATTGCGAGGCGGGCACATTGCTCTGTCCGTAGTAATACACGCGCGAGCTCCCAAACGAATTCTCGGTGAGTTGCACGTCTTGCATTTGGACGGGCGCGCGGTCGGCGAAGTACCGGCGAATCTCTGGCAGGTCCTCTTCCGTGATTTCCTTCAATTGGCAGGCGGACCCTTTCGCGGTTTCACCGCACTTGAAGAGTCGGCCTTGTTCGTCGCACATCACCAAATGCAGAAGGTTCCCGCCCAAAGCATTCACGACGGCCGGCGGCGCATTTTCCGTGGAGGGCGTGATGCGCAGCCCATTGGTCGTGGGGCGCGTTCGCATCAAGAGGAATTGCGTCGGCGTGCGCGAGGCGAGCCAGCCGCTGGCGAGGCGCTGGCGATTTCCTTCCCACTCGAAATCGCGCCGGGTCCAGGCCATCCCTTGCGAAACTTTCGGATCAATCGGCTGAATCATCGTATCGTCTTCGAACTCCAGGCCGTCCGAGGGCGACAGGCCCGCGTAATACGTAACGCGCGATGTGCTGGCGGCCTGACGCCTGGCCTGGTCGATCGACGTGAACGAACGCGGACGGACGCGGACTTGGAGGCCGTCGGTCAACAAGGCGTAGCCGAACAGGCTCGCGGTGACGACGATCGCGGTGATCGGCACTACCGCTAACAGCAGGTGCAGTTTTCCTTTGCGGCGCAGCCAGTAGTAGTTGATCGGACCAATAGCCAGCACAAAGCCGGTGATCAATACGCGAAACGCGGTCACCGGGGCGCGGCCGACGCCGGGAATCATCTGCTTCCAGAAATCGGGATTGTCGTCCGTCGTCGACAACCCGAGCCGCTTGCGCGACAAGATGCGGTCGGCGCCTACGGTGTTCGTGGCCCAGACCCAATTGGCGACGTCTTCGGACGATGGCGGATTCGCGCCAATCGGCTTGTCGTCATGGAATACCAACACCATTCCCAGCTGCGCAGGGCGCGTGCGGAATGGCGGCGCTTTCGGCGGTGGCAACGACAAATTCGGCGGCGTTTCGCCGGTGATCGATTCATTCGCCGTCGCCGGCGCGCCGGGCATACTGTAGTCGACTGAGCGGGAAACGGCGAAAGCGCTATCCAACCCTTGGGCGAACTTATTTACGTCCGCATCTTTCCACGGCTCGGCGTGCGGCCCCCAGAGCCCCGTGCGCTCTTCGATTTCGGCCAGGCGCTCCCAGTTCGCGCCGGCGCCCCAGATCCAGAGATTCCCGCCCGCGGACGTCGCCTGGCAAATCGCTTGAAGCGCTTCGGGCCGCGTGTCGGCGAGTTTCTTGAGCTCGTTGACGTGCAGGCAAATCACGTCCGGCGAGGTGTAGTCCACCCAGCGTTTCGGCAGGCTCGCGCCGGGTATCTGCGTGAACAGTTCCGTCGGATACTGCGCGCGGCCGTTGATGGTGCTGGTCGAGAGATTGCCGTAGGCCACTGCGCCCTGCTGATTGGCGCGCGCTAAGTCCATCGCTTCGGTCAGCAGCGACGTATCGACAGCCTGATCCGAGATGCAAAGAAACGACGGCAGGCTGAGACCCGACCCAAAAGCGTACAAATTGCCGGTCGAAGCGTAATTGTCCAGCTTATCCAGATGCCGCCCGCCCTCGTAGATCTTGAATTGCTGGTTGACCCACAATTCCGTCTGTGGCGCTGTGATCACGACTTCCCCGGAGCGGGAACCGGCGGGAATGGTCAATCGCTCGCTGGTGGTCGTGAACTTGCGGCCGTTGTAGTCCTGGTTTTCAATTTCGATCGTGAATTCCCGATCGTTGCCGGTCACCTTGCCGGAACGCAACAGGACGCGGACAGGCCGATAGCCTTGCCCGAGCGGCCAGCCGTTTTGGCCTTCGAAGACGTAGCCGTCGCCACGCGATTGCGCCACGCCATATTGCGTCTGCGCCGCAAGCTGCGCGGAATACCAGGGCGCGCACGCGAGGGCCAGGAATAGCACGGCCCGGCGAACGAAGGTGGTCGCGAAGCTCATCGTCGGATTCCCTTAGGGATTCAGAGGGGCAAAGGGAGATCGCCCTTCCGGCGTGCGACTCCGCGTGAGGGTTCGCAAGAGCGCAGAAACGAGCCAGACCAGAAAAAACAGCCAGGCATAGACGGCCAGGAACACGGCGAGCCCGGCCATGCCGGCGGTGACGCCGACGGCCCAGGCGCTGCCTTGCGTGGCGCTCCGCACGACCACGAGCGCAGAGCCCGCCAGAGCGGTGCCGCCCAGCACCCAGCGCAATGAGTAACGAGGAAAGAGCATCATCGGTTCTGTTCGTCAGCGGAGCAGTGTTCTTGAATCGCTACGAGGCGCAGAACGTCAGATTACTAGAAAACCCGAGGTCGTGTCTATTCTTTGGCCCGGCAAAATAGGGCGAAACCGTTTTCGACCGTGGGAGGCGCCTCCGACGCCGATGGAGAAGGCTTCGCCGACGACGCACGGCCTGTTCGGCAAAAAGCGATGAACGATCGGCGTCGGAGACGCCTCCCACACGCCGAGATGGGCGCGTCGGTAGATGGACGCGGCAGAAGCGCGAGACGCCGTGGCCTTAGCCCTGCGGGCCGTCTTTCAGGCCGAGGCGTTCCAACCAGCGGCCGCGCTTGGGCTCCTTCGCCGCGGCGTTGGCCGCGGGAGTCTGGGCGCCCATCGTAGCGCTGCGCTCCTCGAGGACGCGGAGTTTTTCCTCCAAGTCGGAACGTTCGCGGGCTAGCTTGGCGCGTTCCACGGAGATTTCCACTTCCGCGGTCCGCATCTTGCCTTCCCATTCGGTCTGCAACTGGCGAGCCCGTTCGCGCTCGTGCTGGATGACTTCGTCGGATTCGATGAGCTGGGCGATCGCGGAAGCGCCGACCGCGACGTTGCCGATGTTGCTGCTTTGTTCTTCGAGCAGCTTGCGCAGCTCGGCGATTTCCTGGTCCTTGTCAGCGACGACCGAATCGGTGATGTCCAGCGTGCCTTGGATTGTCAGGCGCTCACGGGCTTGCTCCGCGTCGCCGTCGTCATACTCTTCCAGCATGGCGAGCATGCGGAGCTTCTGCGCCTCCCAATCCATGCCGGCGCCGGACGGGGCGGGAGTGCCGCCATTCTTGCGGGAGATGGCGAGCTTCTGTTCCAACTCCGCGGCGCGGGCTTTCTCCTCGCGAACGTCTTCCATCGCCAATTCGTAGCGGCGCTCCAGCGCGTGAATCCGTTCGGCGACGTCTTCGTCAACTGCCGCCACCGCCGGCGGCGCCTCTTCCAGTCGCTCTTGGAGTTCCGCACATTGCGCGATCAATTTGGTGCGGGCATCGAGCAGTCCGCTGAGCTGTTCTGTGAGATTCGCGTTTTCCGTCCGCAATGACGCCACTTCTTCGGTGGCATGACTCGCCGAGCTGGCCTGTTCGCGGAGTTGTTCGAGCTGTCGGGCAACGTCCGCGGCTTGCGTTTCGGCGGCCTGTTGTGCAGCGAGCGCCTGTTTCGCGGCGGCTTCCGCATCGGCGAATCGTTTGGCGAGCTCCTGTTGCGCTTGTTGATCCCCGGCGCCTGAGGCCTTGGCGCGGGCGAGGTCGCGCTCCAGCGATTGCACGCGCGAGGCCGCTTGGGCGGTTTCGCGGTCGAATTCCGCTTTGACATTAAGGAGCGCCGAGTCAAGTTCCTCGCAGCGCCCATGCAAGCGAGCGTGTTCGCTGGCCGCCTGTTGTTCGGCGGCGCGGAATTTGGCGAGCTCTTCGGTCAGAGCCGCGGCCTCGGCCTTCGCGGATTGGAGTTCGGCGGCCTGTGTTTGAACGGTCTGTTCCAGCCGTTCCTGCAGTTGGCGGCGTTCTTGTTCAGCTTGCTGGAGCTTCGCTTGTAGTTCGGCGACCGCTTGCGCCTGGACACTGGAATCCGCCAGCGCGCGACGGGCTTGTTCGACATCGCCTTGCAGGCTGGAGACGTCCGTGGCGAGCCGATCGCGTTCGACGGCAATCCCGTCGCGCTCTGCTTTGAGGCGATCGCGTTCAACGGCTAGCCCGTCGCGTTCCGCAGACAGGGAACGGAGTGATTCTTGCGCCGCGCTTGCGGCGGCCGTGAGTTGTTCGCGCTCCTTCGCCGTTTCGTCCTGACGTTGCCGCGCGGCCTCGACGGC is a genomic window containing:
- the purD gene encoding phosphoribosylamine--glycine ligase encodes the protein MNILVIGNGGREHALAWKLKQSPRADRVFVAPGNAGTALDAENVDIRVNDFRRLISFAKENQVGLTVVGPEGPLAAGIVDAFQAEGLRVFGPNKAAAELEGSKVFCKELLRNADVPTADYQVFRSAERASTFLTDREDVPVVVKADGLASGKGVFVCSGRAEALAAVETLSRSREFDEAAKSIVIEERLDGHEASVLALTDGRTILTLPACQDHKPAFDGDRGPNTGGMGAYCPTPLVTDQMLRWIEEHVLVPTVHAMKRARRPFRGVLYAGLMITNQGPKVLEYNVRFGDPECQPLLLRLKSDLVELLEAVADGRLDSIEPPVWDDRPSLCVVMASEGYPGKYVTGKAIRGLEDAAQVPDVKVFHAGTATSDGRVMTSGGRVLGVTALGNSVSAAKLQAYTAVKKIRWEGAWCRKDISDKALLYAQPDVAE
- a CDS encoding Gfo/Idh/MocA family oxidoreductase — its product is MARPTSRRTFVKTSALAGVGFWAAGGVARAQSNSPNEKIQFASIGVTGKGSSDSEDAGQNGDMVAICDIDDKNLAAGAARFPSAEKFHDFREMLDKMGDKIDAVTVSTPDHCHAVAAYKAMSMGKHCFCQKPLTHSIYEARRLGEVAREKGVATQMGNQGTSEDGVRKAAALLQAGVIGTVKEVHVWTNRPIWPQGGPRPAESPIPSNLKWELWLGPAAYRPYSNGYHPFAWRGWWDFGTGALGDMACHTFNMPFMGLGLKNPTSVVAKTAGHNKDSYPKWSIIDFEFPANDTRPALKVSWYDGGKLPDVAMFGEGRAPKDSGCLIVGDQGKIYSPNDYGAEFELIDAEMKDVEFKKSPGHFDEWVNAIRGGEQAMSNFSDYAGPLSETILLGNLAVWADGKKIEWDAKNLKATNAPEVDSIIKNVYRDGYTIDG
- a CDS encoding DUF309 domain-containing protein, giving the protein MAAAEYDALYLQGVAYFNDCEFFEAHEVWEELWQEDHGPSRKFMQGLIQAAVALHHFGNGNIRGAKKVYYGSRSYLAAYRPVHMGIDLEKFIGEMDQCFAEVATATETFPEITINPELIPEIHLDPPAE
- a CDS encoding LON peptidase substrate-binding domain-containing protein yields the protein MSSDSENADFQGFAGRTRVFPLPNVVLFPHVIQALHIFEPRYREMTEDALAGDKLITMALLAPGWEPNYEGRPALQPVACLGRIATHHVLPDGRYNLLLLGLKRVRVLEELPTEHSFREALVQVIDDEYPPQGAAERQRIQRQLMDGFRRALPLLPDMQEQVEQFVSSDVSLGILTDILAYSLPLSLDEKLLLLGEANVDRRAAQLADYMLRMKGGNEAGNQRVYPPEFSEN
- a CDS encoding ABC transporter ATP-binding protein, whose amino-acid sequence is MSHPMIELRNLHRTFGSTRAVNDISFSVPKGHVFGYIGPNGAGKTTSMRILATLDQPTAGDAYIDGFSVVNDPDRVRYRLGFMPDYFGTYANVNVREYLDFFARAYGLRGKDRTRSLSYVMSFTKLDTLAEKPISGLSKGMKQRLCLGRALIHNPAVLVLDEPAAGLDPRARIQLREMIRALAAHGKTVLISSHILTELAEMCDTVGIIELGRLLAVGSVNDIQKTQQHQARVQTQILGGAAALGEWLSARDGVHSVEISGESAIFLHDGDRQAEVLLLKEMVQAGFAVAAFGSQDKSLEEVFLDVTRGHVQ